In the genome of Gloeotrichia echinulata CP02, one region contains:
- a CDS encoding aspartate aminotransferase: protein MSFDWIVPAERIQQLPPYVFARLDELKAKAREQGLDLIDLGMGNPDGPTPQPVVEAAMAALQNPANHGYPPFEGTASFRRAITNWYNRRYGVLLDPDSEALPLLGSKEGLTHLAIAYINPGDVVLVPSPAYPAHFRGPVIAGGQVYSLILKPENDWLIDLAAIPDEVAKKAKILYFNYPSNPTAATAPREFFAEIVAFARKYEILLVHDLCYAELAFDGYQPTSLLEIPGAKDIGVEFHTLSKTYNMAGWRVGFVVGNRHVIQGLRTLKTNLDYGIFAALQTAAETALQLPDVYLHDVQQRYRTRRDFLIAGLGKLGWDIPKTKATMYLWVKCPVGMGSTDFALDVLQQTGVVVTPGNAFGVAGEGYVRISLIADCDRLGEALDRFKQAGIRYQPEALVSASE from the coding sequence ATGAGTTTCGATTGGATTGTCCCAGCAGAAAGGATACAGCAGCTACCGCCTTATGTGTTTGCGCGTCTAGATGAACTCAAAGCTAAGGCGCGAGAACAAGGGCTGGATTTAATTGATTTGGGGATGGGAAACCCCGATGGTCCGACACCACAGCCAGTGGTAGAAGCGGCGATGGCTGCTTTGCAAAATCCCGCCAATCATGGTTATCCGCCGTTTGAGGGTACTGCCAGTTTCCGCCGTGCCATCACCAATTGGTATAATCGCCGTTACGGTGTGCTTCTCGATCCCGATAGTGAAGCCTTACCGCTACTCGGTTCTAAAGAAGGATTAACACATTTAGCGATCGCCTATATTAACCCTGGTGATGTGGTTTTGGTGCCTTCTCCCGCCTATCCCGCCCATTTTCGCGGACCTGTGATTGCTGGGGGACAAGTTTACAGCTTAATTCTCAAACCAGAAAATGACTGGTTAATTGATTTAGCTGCTATTCCTGACGAAGTTGCTAAAAAAGCCAAAATTCTCTATTTTAATTATCCCAGTAATCCTACCGCTGCCACCGCCCCTCGCGAATTTTTTGCCGAAATTGTCGCCTTCGCCCGTAAATATGAAATTCTTCTGGTGCATGACTTATGTTATGCCGAGTTAGCTTTTGACGGTTATCAACCGACTAGTTTGTTAGAAATTCCCGGCGCAAAAGATATTGGTGTCGAGTTTCACACCTTATCTAAAACCTACAATATGGCTGGTTGGCGCGTCGGCTTTGTGGTCGGAAATCGCCATGTAATTCAAGGTTTGCGAACTTTAAAAACCAACTTGGATTATGGGATTTTCGCCGCCTTACAAACTGCAGCGGAAACCGCTTTACAACTACCAGACGTATATTTGCATGATGTACAACAACGCTACCGCACCCGCCGTGATTTCCTCATCGCAGGATTAGGAAAATTGGGTTGGGATATTCCCAAAACCAAAGCCACAATGTATCTTTGGGTTAAATGTCCTGTGGGGATGGGTTCCACAGATTTTGCCCTGGATGTATTGCAGCAAACAGGTGTGGTGGTAACTCCCGGTAACGCCTTTGGCGTGGCTGGTGAAGGCTATGTCAGAATTAGTTTAATAGCAGACTGCGATCGCTTGGGTGAAGCTTTGGATAGATTTAAACAAGCTGGTATTCGCTATCAGCCTGAAGCCCTAGTTTCTGCTTCAGAATAG
- a CDS encoding sucrase ferredoxin — protein MNTFFCADNSRQTGEDVIGSATNYETYILVECPTPWTSEAFNSKWVPENLRILVEEVKRANLPIRFLLIANDITHKIDYTTLLIYQKKTGLSHGYNKREFKLETIQQVAAVVKKILCNRMPEYEIETNVSRDILVCTHGSHDKCCAKYGNPFYFHSTSTISDLNLQHIRLWKSSHFGGHRFAPTAIDLPEGRYYGLLDQDSFCSILTRTGDIQCLNKVYRGWGILPTAIQILEKELILRHGWDWFNYKVAGKILEQSLDNNTMLAELTFEKSCGSLYTYQAKLVKDQAKTVETKSSCNATQTSVFLKYAVESISLASEKVAIYSA, from the coding sequence ATGAATACTTTTTTTTGTGCTGATAATTCACGACAAACAGGAGAAGATGTTATTGGTAGTGCCACGAACTACGAAACTTATATTTTAGTTGAGTGTCCTACCCCTTGGACATCGGAAGCTTTTAATTCTAAATGGGTTCCAGAGAATTTAAGGATTTTGGTAGAAGAGGTAAAGCGTGCTAATCTACCAATTAGATTTCTGTTAATTGCTAATGATATAACACACAAAATAGACTATACAACTCTGTTGATTTATCAGAAAAAAACAGGGCTAAGTCATGGATACAATAAGCGAGAGTTTAAGTTAGAAACCATTCAGCAAGTAGCAGCAGTTGTCAAAAAAATTCTCTGCAATAGAATGCCGGAGTATGAAATAGAAACTAATGTTAGTAGAGATATTTTAGTTTGTACTCATGGCAGTCATGATAAGTGCTGTGCCAAATATGGAAATCCTTTTTACTTTCATTCTACAAGTACTATTTCTGATTTGAACTTGCAGCATATTCGGCTTTGGAAATCTAGCCATTTTGGTGGACATCGATTTGCCCCAACAGCGATAGATCTGCCAGAAGGAAGATACTATGGACTACTCGATCAAGACTCATTCTGCTCAATTTTAACTCGAACTGGAGACATTCAATGCTTGAATAAAGTTTATCGAGGCTGGGGAATCCTACCTACAGCAATTCAGATTTTAGAAAAAGAACTCATCCTGCGTCACGGCTGGGATTGGTTTAATTACAAAGTGGCTGGAAAAATCCTGGAGCAAAGTTTAGACAATAATACGATGCTAGCTGAACTAACATTTGAAAAATCTTGTGGTTCCCTATATACTTACCAGGCTAAATTAGTTAAAGATCAAGCTAAAACAGTAGAAACGAAGAGTTCTTGCAATGCTACACAAACTTCAGTTTTTTTGAAATATGCTGTGGAAAGTATCTCCCTAGCCTCTGAAAAAGTTGCAATTTATAGTGCATGA
- a CDS encoding ArsJ-associated glyceraldehyde-3-phosphate dehydrogenase, which yields MKVRVGINGFGRIGRLALRAAWGWPELEFVHINEIKGGAVTAAHLLKFDSVHGRWTPEVEAEGESVLIDSQPLSFSEYSQPGEVPWEQFGVDLVLECSGKFRTTATLDPYFKRGVQKVIVAAPVKEGALNIVMGVNDQLYQPDQHHLLTAASCTTNCLAPVVKVIHEGLGIKHGIITTIHDNTNTQTIVDAPHKDLRRARATSLSLIPTSTGSATAIGLIYPELNGKLNGLAVRVPLLNASLTDCVFEVTRPTTVEEINSLLKAASNQEPLKGILGYEERPLVSIDYKDDPRSSIIDALSTMVVDQTQVKILAWYDNEWGYANRMVELARKVAHTLKA from the coding sequence ATGAAAGTGCGTGTAGGAATCAATGGATTCGGTAGAATTGGACGGCTTGCTCTGCGAGCTGCTTGGGGTTGGCCGGAATTAGAGTTTGTCCATATCAACGAAATTAAAGGTGGAGCAGTGACAGCTGCTCATCTGCTGAAGTTTGATTCTGTACATGGGCGTTGGACACCAGAAGTAGAAGCGGAAGGGGAAAGTGTCCTGATTGATAGTCAACCCCTGAGTTTTAGTGAATATTCCCAACCAGGTGAAGTTCCTTGGGAACAGTTCGGCGTTGATTTAGTACTGGAATGCTCCGGTAAATTTAGGACAACTGCAACCCTTGACCCCTATTTTAAGCGGGGTGTGCAGAAGGTAATTGTTGCAGCTCCAGTCAAAGAAGGGGCGCTAAATATTGTCATGGGAGTCAATGACCAACTTTATCAGCCTGACCAACATCATCTCCTAACTGCGGCTTCCTGTACAACCAACTGTTTAGCTCCCGTTGTCAAGGTGATTCATGAAGGCTTGGGTATTAAACATGGAATTATTACCACAATCCATGACAATACAAATACTCAAACTATCGTCGATGCACCTCATAAAGATTTGCGCCGGGCGCGGGCTACCAGCCTATCTCTGATTCCCACATCAACTGGTTCAGCAACAGCCATAGGACTAATTTATCCTGAACTCAACGGCAAACTGAATGGTTTAGCTGTGCGGGTTCCACTACTCAATGCTTCCTTAACAGATTGCGTCTTTGAAGTTACCCGCCCCACCACAGTAGAAGAAATTAATAGCTTACTCAAAGCAGCTTCAAACCAGGAACCACTCAAGGGAATTTTAGGCTACGAAGAGCGTCCTTTAGTTTCAATAGACTACAAAGACGACCCTCGGTCTTCCATCATTGATGCCCTCTCCACAATGGTAGTCGATCAGACGCAAGTCAAAATACTTGCTTGGTATGACAATGAATGGGGTTACGCCAACCGCATGGTTGAACTCGCTCGGAAAGTCGCTCACACCCTGAAAGCTTGA
- a CDS encoding iron-containing alcohol dehydrogenase family protein, whose amino-acid sequence MTNQFFSQTLSTQTPSSLLALTIAPAKVIRGASVLQASGAEIARLGSRPLIITGDRTLATTQQHLQPILAAPQLHVAQANYGADCCEASIKSLRKSAKEHKADVIIGIGGGKALDTAKLVAHQLQLPVVTIPTSAATCAAWTALSNVYSQAGAFLYDVALSRCPDLLILDYDLIQTAPQRTLVAGIGDAIAKWYEASVSSGHSQQTLIIAAVQQARVLRDILLQKSVTALPEPGSEIWREVVDATVLLAGVIGGLGGAQCRTVAAHAVHNGLTHICGRHSIHGEKVAYGILVQLRLEEMVLGNQLAASARQQLLKFYAEIGLPQKLGDLGLGNITLSELQTSAEIALAPNSDIHRLPFKVSLEQLMAAMVSTTAPVDSRDATNRISFRRTSDEVEE is encoded by the coding sequence ATGACCAATCAATTTTTCAGTCAAACCTTGTCTACTCAAACTCCTAGTTCGTTATTGGCGCTGACGATCGCCCCGGCAAAAGTAATTCGTGGTGCTAGCGTGTTGCAGGCGTCAGGAGCAGAAATTGCCCGTTTGGGAAGTCGTCCCTTAATTATCACAGGCGATCGCACTCTCGCCACCACCCAACAGCATTTACAACCAATTTTAGCAGCGCCACAGTTACATGTTGCCCAAGCTAACTATGGTGCTGATTGCTGTGAAGCTAGCATCAAGTCTTTGCGAAAGTCGGCAAAAGAACATAAAGCCGATGTGATTATCGGTATTGGTGGCGGTAAAGCACTGGATACAGCAAAGTTAGTAGCCCATCAGCTGCAATTACCAGTGGTAACAATTCCTACCTCAGCCGCTACCTGTGCAGCTTGGACTGCCCTATCGAATGTATATTCTCAAGCAGGGGCATTTCTGTATGATGTGGCACTGTCCCGTTGTCCTGATTTATTAATTTTAGATTACGACTTGATTCAAACAGCACCGCAACGTACCTTGGTAGCAGGAATTGGAGATGCGATCGCCAAGTGGTACGAAGCCTCAGTGAGCAGCGGACACTCGCAACAAACTTTAATTATTGCTGCAGTCCAGCAAGCGCGAGTTTTGCGAGATATTTTACTCCAAAAATCAGTCACTGCTCTGCCAGAACCAGGTAGCGAAATTTGGCGAGAAGTGGTAGATGCGACAGTTTTACTGGCTGGGGTAATTGGCGGACTCGGTGGGGCGCAGTGTCGCACCGTTGCTGCCCATGCCGTGCATAATGGTTTAACCCACATTTGTGGACGCCACAGTATTCACGGCGAAAAAGTCGCCTATGGAATCTTAGTACAACTGCGTTTAGAAGAAATGGTACTAGGTAATCAGCTGGCTGCATCTGCTAGACAACAGCTGTTGAAATTTTATGCAGAGATTGGACTACCCCAAAAATTAGGCGATTTGGGATTAGGTAACATCACCTTAAGCGAGTTGCAAACATCTGCAGAAATTGCCTTAGCTCCTAATTCTGACATCCATCGGCTACCCTTTAAAGTATCCTTGGAACAGTTAATGGCGGCGATGGTTTCTACCACAGCACCAGTAGATAGTCGAGATGCGACAAATCGTATCTCATTCAGGAGAACGAGTGACGAGGTAGAAGAATGA
- a CDS encoding C2 family cysteine protease — translation MPVDNAGNTLGTARNLNINATNQIFTDWVGSTDTNDFYRFSLNGRSSFNLTVNGMSADADVQVIRDANNNAQVDTGELIASSTNGNSNAESIQKTFDPGTYYIKVYRYSGDTNYNLNVSATPLDNAGNSLVNARSIIVGATTTTYSDWIGTADTQDYYAFVLANNSNLAVTLNGLSADVNLQLQRLNADGTTATIASSTKTGTTAEAININGLSAGRYFLRAYQGSGDSFYNVNLSATTTSTLDWFSQNLGDSGIANLARTLAADGSFNRQDVIDIFRNAQDGAVIDANELLDLRTIVSNANLFKMEDYVRVLSDKVVNGSVANQKYQGQILGNLSVGSSATQMENLINKWFLGGDRPQTNSTSYTYKAVSGSLFQGGISGNDIKQGSVGDCYYLATLSSIAIEKPSYIQNMFIDNGDGTFTVRFYNNGVADYVTVDKYLPTTSTGALAYAKTGGLYNVTSNELWVALAEKAYAQLAESGWSRGVGATNSYASIEGGWMDDVIQQVANLTTEWNTPDFMTKSQLIDLVNSNKILTVGFVNGANFGVVNYHAYTVSSYNSTTGTFNLRNPWGYSDANVTWEQLISLKGNFIWSNS, via the coding sequence ATGCCTGTTGATAATGCTGGTAACACTTTAGGTACGGCTAGAAATCTGAATATTAATGCGACCAATCAGATATTCACAGACTGGGTTGGTTCAACAGATACCAACGATTTCTACCGTTTCAGTCTTAATGGTCGTAGCAGTTTTAATCTTACCGTCAATGGTATGTCGGCGGATGCTGATGTACAGGTAATTAGGGATGCCAACAATAATGCACAAGTTGATACTGGCGAACTGATTGCGAGTTCTACAAATGGTAACAGCAATGCGGAATCAATTCAGAAGACATTTGATCCTGGTACTTACTATATCAAGGTTTATCGTTATAGTGGCGATACTAATTACAACTTAAATGTCTCTGCGACACCTTTGGACAATGCAGGAAATAGCCTAGTTAATGCTCGCAGTATTATTGTTGGAGCCACCACCACAACTTACAGTGATTGGATAGGAACTGCAGATACTCAAGATTACTACGCTTTCGTCCTCGCCAATAACAGTAACTTGGCTGTGACACTCAATGGTTTATCGGCTGATGTAAATTTGCAATTGCAGCGCTTGAATGCTGATGGTACAACTGCTACTATTGCCAGTTCCACAAAAACGGGTACAACAGCTGAAGCAATTAACATCAATGGTTTGAGTGCTGGTAGATATTTTCTCAGGGCTTATCAAGGTAGTGGCGATAGTTTTTATAATGTCAATTTGTCTGCGACAACCACCTCAACTTTAGATTGGTTCAGCCAAAATTTAGGTGATTCTGGAATTGCTAATTTAGCCCGTACTTTAGCTGCAGATGGTAGCTTTAACCGCCAAGATGTAATTGATATTTTCCGTAACGCCCAAGATGGGGCTGTAATAGATGCTAACGAGTTGTTAGACTTGCGGACAATTGTCAGCAATGCCAATCTGTTTAAGATGGAGGACTATGTTCGCGTCTTGTCTGACAAGGTTGTCAATGGCTCAGTTGCTAACCAAAAGTATCAGGGTCAAATTTTAGGCAATTTGTCTGTTGGTAGCAGTGCGACTCAGATGGAGAATTTAATTAATAAATGGTTCTTGGGTGGCGATCGCCCACAAACTAACTCAACATCCTATACTTATAAAGCAGTTAGTGGCTCTCTGTTCCAGGGTGGAATCAGTGGCAATGATATCAAACAAGGGTCTGTTGGTGATTGCTACTACCTAGCAACCCTATCTTCTATTGCTATCGAAAAGCCTTCCTATATCCAAAATATGTTTATCGATAACGGTGACGGCACATTTACCGTGCGTTTCTACAATAATGGGGTAGCTGATTATGTCACGGTAGACAAATATCTCCCAACTACTTCTACCGGAGCCTTGGCTTACGCCAAAACTGGTGGTCTTTATAATGTTACATCTAATGAATTGTGGGTGGCTTTAGCAGAGAAAGCCTACGCCCAATTAGCAGAGTCTGGCTGGAGTCGAGGTGTAGGGGCTACGAATTCCTATGCATCGATTGAGGGCGGCTGGATGGATGATGTCATTCAACAGGTGGCAAACTTAACAACAGAGTGGAACACTCCTGATTTCATGACCAAGTCGCAGCTCATCGACCTGGTTAACTCTAATAAAATACTCACGGTTGGATTTGTCAACGGTGCCAACTTTGGTGTAGTTAACTATCATGCCTATACTGTTAGCTCCTACAATTCCACCACTGGTACATTCAACCTGCGTAATCCTTGGGGTTACTCTGATGCAAATGTCACTTGGGAACAATTGATCAGTCTCAAGGGTAATTTCATTTGGTCTAATTCATAA
- a CDS encoding metalloregulator ArsR/SmtB family transcription factor, protein MLTPLPKIPLLIPEGFHALSDPLRISVIELLRKQELCVCDLCDSLGVSQSKLSFHLKTLKEADLVKSRQQGRWIYYSLNLTQFTVLEEYLANFQYYPVISPVSPCCD, encoded by the coding sequence ATGCTGACTCCTCTTCCCAAAATTCCTCTACTAATTCCTGAAGGCTTTCATGCACTTTCTGACCCTCTCAGAATTAGTGTAATTGAACTACTGCGAAAGCAAGAATTGTGTGTGTGTGACTTGTGCGATTCTTTGGGGGTTAGTCAGTCTAAATTGTCATTTCACCTGAAAACCCTCAAGGAAGCCGACTTAGTTAAGTCCCGTCAACAAGGGCGCTGGATTTACTACAGCTTAAATTTGACGCAATTTACAGTTTTAGAAGAATATCTCGCCAATTTCCAGTATTATCCTGTAATTTCCCCTGTAAGTCCCTGCTGCGATTAA
- the iscB gene encoding RNA-guided endonuclease IscB, whose amino-acid sequence MSKVFVLDTEKRPLDPVHPAQARQLLRNKKAAIFRRFPFTIILKESRPDSPATPLRLKLDPGAKFTGIALVDDTTGEVVFAAELKHRGFAIRDSLTSRRQLRRSRRNRKTRYRQPRFLNRTRPEGWLAPSLQSRVENIKTWVERLRKLAPIEAISTELVKFDMQLMRNPEIQGKEYQQGTLAGYETREYLLEKWGRQCAYCGVKDVSLQIEHIHPRAKGGSNSITNLTLSCEKCNTKKGTKDIKEFLSTRGCANKKDPSRVEKILKQAKIPLADAAAINTTRYALLEVLKATGLPVETGSGGLTKFNRSQQKLDKTHWIDAACVGTSTPILNIKGIKPLLITANGHGTRQMAGTDKFGFPTRHRSNKQIHFGFQTGDIIKAVVTSGKKVGEYLGRVLCRATGSFDLATKTGRISGISHKYCSAIHKKDGYSYAF is encoded by the coding sequence ATGTCCAAAGTATTTGTTTTAGACACCGAAAAACGACCATTAGACCCAGTGCATCCAGCACAAGCTAGACAGTTATTAAGAAACAAAAAAGCTGCGATATTTCGGCGTTTTCCGTTCACAATTATTTTGAAAGAATCCCGTCCCGATTCGCCAGCAACACCACTGCGATTAAAGCTAGACCCTGGTGCAAAATTTACAGGGATTGCATTAGTTGACGATACCACTGGGGAAGTTGTATTTGCTGCTGAGTTAAAACATAGAGGTTTTGCAATTCGAGATTCTCTTACTTCAAGGAGACAATTAAGACGTAGTAGAAGAAACCGCAAAACAAGATATCGCCAACCACGATTTTTAAATAGAACGCGCCCAGAAGGATGGTTAGCACCAAGCTTACAAAGTCGTGTTGAAAACATTAAAACTTGGGTTGAAAGATTACGTAAACTTGCACCAATTGAAGCGATTAGCACCGAGTTAGTCAAATTCGATATGCAATTAATGCGTAATCCAGAAATTCAGGGCAAGGAATACCAACAGGGGACTTTGGCGGGTTACGAAACCAGAGAATATTTACTCGAAAAATGGGGCAGGCAATGTGCTTATTGTGGTGTTAAAGACGTATCTCTACAGATAGAACACATTCACCCTAGAGCAAAAGGTGGGTCTAACTCAATCACAAACTTAACTCTTAGTTGCGAAAAATGTAACACCAAAAAAGGGACTAAAGACATTAAAGAGTTCCTCTCTACGAGAGGCTGCGCCAACAAAAAAGACCCTTCTAGAGTAGAGAAAATCTTAAAACAAGCTAAAATACCCTTGGCTGATGCAGCAGCAATTAACACTACTAGATATGCATTGCTGGAAGTTTTAAAAGCAACTGGATTACCTGTAGAAACGGGTTCGGGAGGTTTAACAAAGTTCAATAGAAGTCAACAGAAATTAGATAAAACTCACTGGATTGATGCTGCTTGTGTTGGCACATCAACGCCAATTCTCAATATCAAAGGTATCAAACCATTGTTGATTACAGCTAATGGTCATGGTACTAGACAGATGGCTGGTACTGATAAATTCGGGTTCCCTACTCGTCATCGTTCAAATAAACAAATCCATTTTGGATTTCAAACTGGAGACATTATTAAAGCGGTTGTTACCAGTGGTAAAAAAGTTGGCGAATATTTAGGACGTGTTTTGTGTCGTGCTACGGGTAGTTTTGATCTCGCTACCAAGACCGGAAGAATATCAGGAATAAGCCATAAATATTGTTCAGCGATTCACAAAAAGGATGGATATAGTTATGCCTTTTGA
- a CDS encoding ABC transporter ATP-binding protein: protein MSIYQSVTESYTPYRKRDNDWRLFLRLVPYGRRHAGLLALSMCLLIPIALANAVQPLLIGQAISLIRHEPSTYAFLKNRPLIQGLNIVEGLLFLAITIRLILNSYQGFLVQKLGQKITAAIRQDLFHHVTSLAVRFFDRTPVGKLITRLTSDVEVLGDVFSTGAIGILSDLSSMLVIIGLMFSIQWELACLLLLILLPISYVIIYLQKKYRQANYKAREELSILNSQLQENVVGINVVQLFRREKFNAELFRATNQRYMQQMDKTIFYDSAVSAILEWIGLVAIAGVLCVGGWLLLGKTLTFGILSAFILYAQRLFDPLRDFAEKFTVIQSGFTAMERVNNILDEPIEIRDRPNSRFSILDFQFGYIDEIIASLEAQNLNPMPALGEIRFEHVWFAYKDDDYIIKDLDFTIQPGEKIALVGPTGAGKSTIIRLLCRLYEPNKGRILIDGVDIRELPQAELRRYLAVILQEGFLFAGDVKSNISLGDSYTLEEIEAAAAKTNIAQFIEELPQGYNTQLRERGTNISSGQKQLLAFARAVIRNPQILVLDEATASLDVATEALIQQALNQLLKGRTAIIIAHRLSTIRNVDRIFVLQRGELIEQGSHEQLLQQGGMYATLHNLQMLGTVES, encoded by the coding sequence ATGAGCATTTACCAATCCGTCACAGAATCTTATACACCATATCGAAAGCGTGACAATGACTGGCGGTTATTTTTACGCCTAGTGCCCTATGGCCGTCGTCACGCTGGACTGTTAGCGCTGTCAATGTGCTTACTCATACCGATAGCCTTAGCAAACGCCGTACAACCATTGTTGATTGGACAGGCGATATCCCTGATTCGCCATGAACCAAGCACCTACGCCTTTTTGAAGAATCGTCCGTTGATACAAGGATTGAATATCGTCGAAGGGTTGTTATTCTTGGCGATTACTATCAGACTGATATTAAACAGTTACCAGGGGTTTCTCGTACAAAAGCTAGGACAAAAAATCACAGCAGCAATTCGCCAGGATTTATTTCATCATGTCACATCTTTAGCAGTTCGTTTTTTTGACCGAACACCCGTAGGTAAATTGATTACCAGACTCACCAGCGATGTGGAAGTATTGGGAGATGTGTTTTCTACCGGCGCGATAGGGATTTTGTCGGATCTATCTTCCATGCTGGTAATTATCGGTTTGATGTTTTCTATCCAATGGGAACTCGCTTGCTTGCTGTTGTTGATCCTATTACCAATTAGCTATGTAATTATTTATTTGCAGAAAAAGTACCGTCAAGCCAATTACAAAGCACGGGAAGAACTTTCGATTTTGAACTCCCAGCTACAAGAGAATGTGGTCGGGATTAACGTTGTACAGTTATTCCGCAGAGAAAAATTCAATGCTGAATTATTTCGCGCTACGAATCAGCGCTATATGCAGCAAATGGATAAAACCATTTTTTATGATTCTGCTGTTTCGGCAATTTTAGAATGGATTGGCTTAGTAGCGATCGCAGGTGTTTTATGCGTAGGTGGTTGGTTACTGCTGGGTAAAACTCTGACTTTTGGGATTTTATCGGCATTTATCTTGTATGCACAACGACTATTCGACCCCCTACGGGATTTTGCGGAAAAATTCACAGTCATTCAATCTGGGTTCACGGCGATGGAACGGGTGAATAACATTTTAGATGAACCAATAGAAATACGCGATCGCCCCAATTCCCGATTCTCAATTTTAGATTTTCAATTCGGCTATATAGATGAGATCATAGCCTCTCTAGAAGCCCAAAACCTCAATCCCATGCCGGCACTGGGAGAAATTCGTTTTGAGCATGTTTGGTTTGCTTACAAAGATGATGACTATATAATTAAAGACTTAGACTTCACCATTCAACCTGGTGAAAAAATAGCATTAGTCGGTCCAACAGGCGCGGGAAAAAGCACCATTATTCGTCTTTTGTGCCGCCTCTATGAACCCAACAAAGGACGCATTCTCATCGATGGCGTTGATATTCGGGAATTACCACAAGCAGAATTGCGGCGCTATCTAGCAGTGATTTTGCAAGAAGGCTTTTTGTTTGCGGGTGATGTCAAAAGTAATATCTCCTTAGGAGACAGCTACACCTTGGAAGAAATCGAAGCAGCAGCAGCGAAAACGAATATCGCCCAGTTTATTGAAGAATTACCCCAAGGCTATAATACACAACTGAGAGAACGAGGCACAAATATTTCCAGTGGTCAAAAGCAACTTTTAGCCTTTGCCCGTGCTGTCATTCGCAATCCGCAAATTTTAGTCCTAGATGAAGCCACAGCTAGTCTCGATGTCGCCACAGAAGCTTTAATTCAACAGGCATTAAACCAGCTATTGAAAGGACGCACTGCCATTATTATAGCTCACCGCCTCTCGACAATTCGCAATGTGGATCGAATTTTTGTCTTGCAGCGAGGGGAATTAATTGAACAGGGAAGCCATGAACAGTTGCTACAACAAGGGGGAATGTATGCCACGTTGCACAATTTACAAATGTTAGGAACGGTTGAGAGTTGA